The following are from one region of the Amycolatopsis sp. QT-25 genome:
- a CDS encoding family 2B encapsulin nanocompartment shell protein — protein MTVTESGTAAEGVQGPENPRLSLGRAAARNLATTTKSVPQMQGISSRWLLKMLEWVQVNGGAYRVNRRLNYAVGDGRVTFVKAGTDVSVIPAELGELKPLKGYDDEEVLAELARRFEQQEVAAGDVLVEFGHRADRVYLIAHGKITKTGPGPYGDETALGVVKDGDYFGAQALVAGDGIWEFTAKAATACTVLTLARQDFERVLEESESLRAQIERATQDSGRANDFGEAEIDISSGHDGEPLLPGTFVDYETSPREYELSVAQTVLRVHSRVSDLYNQPMDQTEQQLRLTIEALRERQEYEMINNPDFGLLHNADFSQRIATRTGPPTPDDFDDLLALVWKEPGFFLAHPRTIAAFSRECSKRGIYPTGVDFGGHKVPSWRGVPILPCNKIPVSQTATSSVLLMRTGEKSQGVVGLRQIGLPDEYEPGLNVRFMGISEQAIISYLVSTYYSAAVLVPDALAVLEAAELGREG, from the coding sequence GTGACCGTGACCGAATCGGGCACTGCCGCCGAAGGTGTTCAGGGACCGGAAAATCCGCGGCTGAGTTTGGGCCGGGCCGCCGCGCGCAACCTGGCGACCACGACCAAATCCGTTCCGCAGATGCAGGGAATTTCGTCCCGCTGGCTGCTGAAGATGCTCGAATGGGTTCAGGTCAACGGTGGTGCCTATCGGGTCAACCGGCGGCTCAATTACGCGGTCGGTGACGGACGGGTGACCTTCGTGAAGGCCGGCACCGACGTGAGCGTGATCCCGGCGGAACTGGGAGAACTGAAGCCCCTCAAGGGATACGACGACGAAGAGGTGCTCGCCGAACTCGCCCGCCGCTTCGAGCAGCAGGAAGTGGCGGCTGGCGATGTGCTCGTCGAATTCGGTCACCGGGCCGATCGGGTCTATCTCATCGCGCACGGCAAGATCACCAAGACCGGTCCCGGCCCCTACGGTGACGAGACCGCGCTCGGCGTGGTCAAGGACGGCGACTACTTCGGCGCGCAGGCCCTCGTCGCCGGTGACGGCATCTGGGAGTTCACCGCCAAGGCGGCCACCGCCTGCACGGTGCTCACCTTGGCCCGCCAGGATTTCGAGCGCGTACTGGAAGAATCCGAATCGCTGCGGGCCCAGATCGAGCGGGCGACGCAGGACTCCGGGCGTGCCAACGATTTCGGCGAGGCCGAGATCGACATCTCGTCCGGGCACGACGGCGAGCCATTGCTGCCCGGCACGTTCGTCGACTACGAGACCTCGCCGCGTGAATACGAACTGAGCGTCGCCCAGACCGTGCTCCGGGTCCACAGCCGCGTCTCCGACCTCTACAACCAGCCGATGGACCAGACCGAGCAACAGTTGCGGCTGACCATCGAAGCGCTGCGCGAGCGCCAAGAGTACGAAATGATCAACAACCCGGACTTCGGCCTGCTCCACAACGCCGACTTCTCCCAGCGCATCGCGACCCGCACCGGCCCGCCCACGCCGGACGACTTCGACGACCTGCTCGCCCTGGTGTGGAAGGAACCCGGCTTCTTCCTCGCGCATCCGCGCACGATCGCCGCGTTCAGCCGAGAATGCAGCAAACGCGGCATCTATCCGACCGGCGTCGACTTCGGCGGGCACAAGGTGCCGTCGTGGCGTGGGGTCCCGATCCTGCCGTGCAACAAGATCCCGGTGAGCCAGACCGCCACCAGCTCCGTGCTCTTGATGCGCACCGGCGAGAAGAGCCAGGGCGTGGTCGGCCTGCGCCAGATCGGCCTGCCGGACGAATACGAGCCAGGGCTGAACGTCCGGTTCATGGGCATCTCGGAGCAGGCGATCATCTCCTACCTGGTCAGCACCTACTACTCCGCCGCCGTGCTCGTGCCGGACGCGCTCGCCGTCCTCGAAGCCGCCGAACTCGGCCGCGAAGGATGA